The following is a genomic window from Rhizobium sp. NRK18.
CGGCCGCTATGGCCCCTATGTCAACTGGGGCAAGGTCAACGCGACCCTGCCCAAGGGCAAGGATCCGCAGACGGTGACCGTCGAGGAAGCGCTCGCTCTGATCGCCGAGAAGGCCGGCAAGGGTGGCGGCGGCAAGAAGGCTCCGGCCAAGAAACCGGCAGCCGCCAAGAAGACAACCGCTGCGGCGAAGAAGAAGCCGGCAGCGAAGAAACCGGCCGCAAAGGCCAAGAAGAGCTAAGACCGTGAGCAAGAAACCCCGCGCCGACATGCCGAAATCGAACAAGCCGGGGCGCGATCGGACTGCGGCGAGCGGCAAGGAAGACACGATCATTCACGGCGCGGTGCCGCCGCGTGACGTTCTGCTGCGCTTCATCGCCGATTATCCGGACCGGGCCTCGAAGCGGGAAATCGCCAAGGCATTCGGGCTGAAGGGCGAGGCCCGCGTCGAACTGAAGGATCTGCTGCGCGATCTCGAGGACGAAGGGCTGCTCGAGAAGAAGCGCAAGTCGCTGATGCGGCCGGGCGCCCTGCCCCCGGTCACCGTGCTCGACATCACCACCCGCGACAAGGACGGCGAACTGATCGGCCGCCCGGCGGAGTGGCCGGAGGAAGCCGGCGTCGCGCCGGCCGTCCTGATCAAGCAGTCCACAAACGGCCGCAACAAGGCGCCGGCGGCCGGCCTCAACGACCGCATCCTTGCGAAGATATTCCCGGCCAAGGATCGCGCTGGCCCGGCCTACACGGCCCGCGTCATCAAGGTCATCGACAAGCGCAAGACGGCAGCGCTCGGCGTGTTTCGCGAAACGCCCGGCGGCGGCGGACGCGTCGATCCTGTCGACCGGCGCGACAATGAACTCGTGATCGATCCGGATGCAGTGGAGAACGCCAAGGACGGCGACCTCGTCGAAGTCGACGTCGTGCGATCCGGCCGCTACGGCCTGCCGCGCGGCAAGATCATGTCCGTGCTCGGCTCGGTCGCGTCCGAAAAGGCGATCTCGATGATCGCCATCCATGCGCACGGCATTCCCTACATCTTCCCGCAGGCGGCTCTGGCCGAAGCCGACAGCGCCAAGCCCGCGACCATGGAAAAGCGCGAGGACTGGCGTGACGTGCCGCTGATCACCATCGATCCGGCAGACGCCAAGGACCATGACGACGCGGTCTATGCCGAAGACGATCCGTCTCCGGACAATCCGGGCGGCGTCATCGTCACCGTCGCGATCGCCGACGTCTCCTGGTATGTGCGCCCCGGCTCGGCGCTCGACCGCGAGGCCTTGAAGCGTGGCAATTCCGTCTATTTCCCCGACCGCGTCGTGCCTATGCTGCCGGAGCGGATTTCCAACGATCTCTGCTCGCTGCGCGAAGGTGAAGACCGGCCGGCGCTTGCCGTGCGCATGACCTTCTCCAAGGATGGTCGCAAGGGCAGCCACACCTTCCACCGCATCATGATGAAGAGCGCCGCCAAGCTGGCCTACCAACAGGCACAGGCGGCGATCGATGGCAATCCGGACGACAAGGCCGGACCGCTGCTGGAACCGATCCTGAAGCCGCTGTGGCACGCCTACGAGGTCATGAAGCGCGGTCGCGATCGCCGCCAGCCGCTGGACCTCGACCTGCCCGAGCGCAAGATCCTGCTGAAGGAGGACGGCACCGTCGACCGCGTGTTCGTGCCGCCTCGCCTCGACGCCCACAAGCTGATCGAGGAAATGATGATCCAGGCGAACGTCGCGGCCGCCGAGACGCTGGAGAAGAAGCGCCAGGTCCTGATCTACCGCGTCCACGATCAGCCGTCGCTCGCCAAGCAGGAGGTGCTGCGCGAGTTTCTCGGCACGCTCGGCATGTCGCTCACCAAGGGCGGGCACATGCGCGCGAACTCGTTCAACGGCATCCTAGCGCAGGCCAGCGGCAAGGCGTTCGAGACGATGGTCGGCGAGATGGTGCTGCGGTCGCAGAGCCAGGCGATCTACAGCCCTGAGAACATCGGCCATTTCGGCCTCAACCTGATGAAATACGCGCACTTCACCTCGCCGATCCGCCGCTATGCGGACCTGATCGTGCACCGGGCGCTTGTCGGCTCTCTCGGTTTCGGCCAGGGCGGCATCACGCCGGAAGAGGAAGGCCAGCTCGACGATATCGCCGCCGAGATCTCGACCTTCGAGCGGCGTGCCATGGCGGCCGAGCGCGATACGGTCGACAGGCTGATCGCCCACCACCTTGCCGGCCGGGTCGGTGAGGAATTCAAGGGACGGGTGCGCGGCGTGACGAAGGCCGGACTATTTGTCGCGCTTCCGGAATTTGGAGCCGACGGATTCGTCCCCATATCTACGCTGGGGATGGATTACTTCATCTATGACGAGGCGCATCAGGCGCTGACCGGCGAGCGAAGCGGGCTTGGATACAGGCTCGGCGACGAGGTCGAGGTAAAATTGGTGCACGCACAGCCGCTTGCCGGCTCCCTGCAGTTCGAAATGCTCAGCGAAGGGCGCAAGATGCCGACGGCAACGCGCTCCTTCCACAAGACAACCCGTCGCCGGGCCGGCGGCCCCGGCAAGCGGCCGGGCACCCGCCCGCCCCGCGGCAGACGATAGGAGTGAAGGCGATGACCACGGACAGCGGAGCACAGCCGATGGAATTCGGTGGCGTGGACAAGGCGGAGCGGCCGCTCGGCCAGTCGATCATGCGCGGCATGCTGAACCGCTGCCCGGCCTGCGGCAGCGGCAGGCTGTTCAAGGCCTACCTGAAGCCGGTCGACAATTGCGCGGCCTGCGGTGAGGACATCTCGCACCAGCGCGCCGACGACCTGCCGCCCTACCTCGTCATTCTCGTCCTCGGCCATGTCATGGTCGGCGGCTTCATGATGACCGATCTCGTCTTCCAGGTCTCGATGTGGGTACATCTCGCCATATGGGTGCCGCTGACGATCATCATCGCGCTGCTGATCATCCAGCCGATCAAGGGTGGTGTCATCGGCCTGCAATGGGCGCTGAAGATGCACGGCTTCGGCGGCGAGCCCGACGAGGCGCGAGACATCTGAGAAGCATCCCGGAATGTTCGCCGAGACTATAACAGCTTGACTTTCGCGCGATTTCTTGGCTGTACATCGCAGGATGGAAGACCAGACGGGCCGATCCTTTCGAACCCGTCTGCATCTTTAAGGGGGACATGACCTATGCTGCCGGACCACCGAACGCTTGCCGAGCCCATGCATCGGCGCCGTGCCGCCGGCGACAGACAAGCCGGATGAGGATGCCCCGATGACCGAGCAGACCGCGGGGACAGGTTTCCCCGACAAGATTCGCTGGCCATCGCTCATTGCCGCAGTCGCGTCGATTACCTCGGTCGGCATTGCCATCGGCCTCGGCCTGCCGCTGTTGAGCATCATTCTGGAAAAGCGCGGCATTCCTTCCACCCTGATCGGGCTCAACACGGCCATGGCCGGCCTCGCCTCGATGGCCGCCGCTCCGATCACCACCAAGCTTGCGCATGATTTCGGCGTCGCCCGCACGATGCTGGTCGCCGTCGTGATAGCCACCATTTCCGGCTTCGGCTTTTACTATGTCGAGAATTTCTGGCTGTGGTTTCCGCTGCGGTTCTTCTTCCATGGCGCCATCACCACGCTGTTCATCCTCTCCGAATTCTGGATCAATGCAGCCTCGCCGCCCTCAAAGCGGGGCCTGGTTCTCGGCATATACGCGACGCTGCTGGCGCTGGGCTTTGCGCTCGGACCCCTGCTCTATTCGCTGATCGGCAGTGAAGGCATTCTGCCCTTCCTGGTGGCGGGCGGCGCAATCCTCCTGTCCGCCGTGCCGATCTTCATCGCGCGTGCCGAAAGCCCGAGGCTGGACGAAAAGCCGGAGATGCATTTCTTCCGCTATATCTTCCTCGTGCCGACGGCGACGGCCGCCGTCTTCGTCTTCGGTGCGGTGGAGGCAGGCGGACTGTCGCTGTTCCCGATCTATGCGACGCGGGCAGGCTTCACCGAGGCGCAGGGCGCGCTGCTTCTGACGATCATGGGCATCGGCAATGTCGTCTTCCAGATCCCGATCGGGCTGCTTTCCGACAAGATCCGCGACAAGCGCAGCCTGCTGTCGCTGCTGGCTCTCATCGGCCTGATCGGCGCCACGGCGCTGCCCGTCCTCACCCACAACTGGATGGTGATGGCCGCAGTGCTGCTCTTCTGGGGCGGCAGCGTGTCGGGGCTCTACATGGTGGGACTCAGTCACATGGGCGCGCGGCTCAGCGGTTCAGACCTTGCAGCCGCCAATGCAGCCTTCATATTCTGCTACGCCGTCGGCACGGTGGCCGGTCCACAGGTCATCGGCGCGGCGATGGATATCGGCGGAAACAGCGGTTTTGCGTGGGCAATTGCGGGATTCTTCGCACTCTACGTGATACTATCCCTGCTCCGTTTGCTTTTTAGACCAAAACGGACTTGACTTTTCGGCGTCGATTTGTAGTTTCGCGCCAGAATTTGCCGTGGACCCGAACCGGCTGTCCACGGCTTCATTTTTATATAAGGCAGGACTACAATGGCGAAAGCTACCACCATCAAGATCAAGTTGCTGTCGACCGCTGACACGGGCTTTTTCTACGTCACCAAGAAGAACAGCCGTACGTTTACGGACAAGATGACGAAGACCAAGTACGATCCGATCGCCAAGAAGCACGTCGAATTCAAGGAAACCAAGATCAAGTAATCTGCTTGATCGGTTTTCACCGGGAAAGCGCCATCCGAGCGGTTGGCGCTTTTTTTGTTGCCTCTAGCGCCCCGGCAGAAACTTATCGGTCTCCCCGGCCCCAATGAAAAAGGCCGCCACCCGTTCGAGGTAGCGGCCTTCTATCAAGAGGGTCAGCTGGCCATGCGCGGCACGAGGAACCGCTTGTGCATGACCAGCTGACCAGCCCCACGACCCAGGAGATGCGGCGGACCTGAGCATCATGGGGTAACCGTCAGCCCTTCAAGGGCCTTGTGTATATGAGCAACACAATACTAAAAATATTTTATAGATCAATACTCTGAGTAGTTTTCAAGGTTTGCGCAAGGCAGACGTCCATCCGCCGAAGAATCGCCGGCCGTTACCCCTTCTTGATAAATACTCAATTTCCATCCGCATTCGAAAAGACAAAACACGTCCATCCGTCGGATTAAATCAATATATCCCTGGAATTCCACAACGTATGTACATAATTATATTCTAAAATTATGAATTATTCAGGACGACAGCGTTTTCGGGCAAAAATATAATGAAAATCATGATTCAATAATTTGCATTTTCCGCAAATCTCAAAACTATACTGAACTCCGCGAAAATTCATTCAGCTCGGAAAATATGAGGATATCCACAGTCCGTGACTGTTTTTTCGGCATCTGCCTGCGGGAATTGCGCGCATCGGCCGCAAGAATCACCGAAATCTGACCGCGCACTGAGCAAGCCCTGCCAAACAGGGACTGAGCACACGGGCCAGACGTCACCCATTATACTTCGACGGAATCGCCTTGCCGGCTATCAGGCAGCCTCGACCACGCGATTGCGGCCGCTGTTCTTTGCAGTGTACAGCGCCTGGTCGGCAAGTTTCAGCAGTTCTTCCGGACCGGAGAGCGACGCCGACGTGGTGGAAATGCCCACCGATGCCGTAACGCTGACTTCCTCATCACGGCTTCTGATGGTGAAGGGCTTGCTTTCGACCGCCTGGCGCAGCCGCTCGGCAACGAGCGCCGCCACATCGCGCGGCGTGTCCGGCATGACGATGACAAATTCCTCGCCGCCGTAGCGGCAGGCGAGATCGGCGCCGCGTACCGCCGAGCGGATGCGGGATGCGAACTCCTTCAGAACCTCGTCGCCGGCATCGTGGCCGTAGGTATCGTTGACCATCTTGAAGCGGTCGATGTCCGTGATGCAGAGCGACATCGGGCGTCCGCGCACCAGCGCACGGTTGAACAGCACCTTCAGATGGCTGTCGAGGTAACGGCGGTTGCTGAGACCGGTCAGCCCGTCCGTCACGGCCAGCTCGATGCTCTGCGTGACGTTGGCGCGCAGGCGGTCGTTATAACGCTTGCGGCGGATCTGGGTGAGGCTGCGGGCCACCAACTCATTAGGATCGACCGGACGGATGATGTAGTCGTTCACGCCGAGTTCGAGAGCCCGGATGATCATCTGCTCATCGCCCTGCTCCGTGACGATCAGCAGCGGGATCATGCGGGTGCGCTCCAGCGAGCGCAGCTGCGAGCACAGGCGAAGCGGATCGTAGTCGTCAAAATTGGAATTGACGATGATCAGGTCGAAGCTGTTTTCGGCCGCCTCGAACAGTGCCGCCTGCGGATCCGACATGGAATGGACCTCGGCGATCGGCTGCAGGGTGCGGACCAGCCGCTCCTGAGAGCTACCGCGGCCGTCGACCACCATGATGCTGCCCTTGTCCTCCAGCTGTCCGTCGCCGGCCCTGAGGACATCGGCAATGCCGACATGCTTGGCGGTCTCGGCGCGGGCGCGCAGTTCGTCGGTCAGCGTCTTCAGGCGCACGAGGCTCTTGACGCGGGAGATCAGCTGCAGGTCGTTGACGGGCTTGGTCAGGAAATCGTCGGCACCGGCCTTCAGGCCACGCACGCGATCTTCCGGCTGATCCAGTGCCGTGACCATGACGACGGGAATATGCGCGGTCTTCGGGTTCGCCTTCAGCCGTTCGCAGACTTCGAAGCCGTTGATGCCAGGCATCATGACGTCCAGCAGGATGACATCGACATGCGTGCGGTCGCAGATCTCAAGCGCCGTCATGCCGTCTTCGGCGGTCAGCACCTCGAAGTATTCCGCGACCAGCCGCGCTTCGAGCAGCTTCACGTTCGCCGGGATATCGTCAACAACCAGAATTCGTGCCGTCATCTTCGCCTTCCAGCCCCTATTGCCGCGCGATCGTCATGCGTCGCCGAGATAGGTCTTGATCGTTTCGAGGAACCTCGGAACGGAAATCGGTTTGGAGATATATGCTTCACAGCCACCCTGTCGGATGCGCTCCTCATCGCCCTTCATGGCGAAGGCGGTGACCGCAATCACCGGAATCACATGCAGCTCGTCATCTTCCTTCAGCCACTTCGTGACTTCAAGCCCGGAAACCTCCGGCAACTGAATGTCCATGAGAATGAGGTCCGGCCGATGTTCGCGAGCAAGATCAAGGGCTTCCATGCCATTGCGGGTCTGGATCGTCTCGTATCCCGAAGCTTCAATCAGATCCTTGAAGAGCTTCATGTTGAGCTCGTTGTCTTCTACGATCATAACCTTCTTCGGCATTCCAAGTGTCCTCTGCCCCTGTCGGGAGGTACCGTGAACAATCTGCCACTCACGGCGCTGTTCTCCGGCCCCTGAATTTGCGATGTTAGTTTGATTTGGTTGAGAAATAGGTAACTCGGAAATAGAAATGAAGAATGATTCCAAAGTCTCCGCCGACCCGCAGGAAACCGCCATCGCGGTACTGTCCTGGCTGGCGGCCCAGCCCGATATGCTTGGACGCTTCCTTGCGCTCTCCGGCATGAGGGCCGACCAGCTGCGCGAAGCGGCGGCCAAGCCCGGCTTCTTCGCCGCCCTGATCGAGTTCCTGATGAACCACGAGCCCAGCCTGATGGCCTTCTGCAGCGAAACAGGCACACGTCCGGAAGCCGTCGTGGCCGCGGCCAGAGCCTTCGGCGCGGATTCCGGCGCCTGGGGCGATTTCCAGCCGTGACGCTTGTCGCCGACCCGGACGACATCCGGCTTTCCGACCGGCCGCTGATCGTCAGCGACATCGACGATGTCGTGCTGCAGTTCATCGACCCGTTCAATCTCTATCTCGAAAGCCTCGGCCACCGCCATCTCCCCCGTTCCTTCCGCCTGCACGGCAATATCGTCTCGATTGCCGACGGCAGCGTCCTCGATGACGCGCGGGTGAGCGCGCTCATCCAGGATTTCTACCGGCTGCAGCATGACTGGCAGCGTCCGTTCGAAACCGCCTGCGAAACGCTGCAATCCCTCGCTAAGGCTGCCGATATCGTCTTCCTGACCGCGATGCCGCCGGTCTATGCCGCCACACGGCGCGCGCTGCTCGACCGATTCGGCCTGACCTTTCCGATGATCGCCACCGAGACGGCGAAGGGACCGGTCGTCGAGCGGCTGCATGGCGGCCGCGACCAGCCCGTCGTCTTTCTCGACGACATGGCGCGCAACCTCGCCTCCGTGGCCGAGCGCGTGCCCGAATGTCTGCTCATTCATCTGAAGCCTCCGGCAGCGGTCTTCGCATTCGCCCCTCCCGCCGGCGACGGCGTGGTTCCTGCCCGGGACTGGGCGGAGGCCGAGGCCATCATCCGTTCCCATTTCCACTTGCGGCAAGCGCGTTGCCAGCCGGAGAAAAACTGAGCCGCATCAACGGCCTGCCCTCCTTGCGTAAAGCGACTTCGGCAAAACCGGCAGCGTCGAAGATCCTTTTCGAACCGACATAGAGGCCAACGGATTTCGACTGCTTGGTGCGCTCTATCGGGCAGGCTTCCAGGTGTCGCGCACCGTTCTCTCTGGCAAAGGCGATCGCCTCCTCCAGCATCCAGTGGCTGAGCCCATGACCACGCTGGCGCGAGGCCATGAAAAAGCAGCTGACGGCCCATATGCCGGGATCAGCGGCATCCCCCTCCTCCAGCGGTCTCGAAACGGTGCGCGGGCTGTTCCATTGCGGCAGTTCCGAGCGCGGACAGACCTGCACCCAGGCGACCGGCTCACCATCAAGATAGCCGAGAAGGCCCGGCGGCGGGCCGGCCTCGACCCGCGCCCGCATGAAATCCTTCTTGGCGTCGGCGTCGTATGACTTGCGCTGCGACGACGGTATGCGGAAATAGGT
Proteins encoded in this region:
- the rnr gene encoding ribonuclease R, which produces MPKSNKPGRDRTAASGKEDTIIHGAVPPRDVLLRFIADYPDRASKREIAKAFGLKGEARVELKDLLRDLEDEGLLEKKRKSLMRPGALPPVTVLDITTRDKDGELIGRPAEWPEEAGVAPAVLIKQSTNGRNKAPAAGLNDRILAKIFPAKDRAGPAYTARVIKVIDKRKTAALGVFRETPGGGGRVDPVDRRDNELVIDPDAVENAKDGDLVEVDVVRSGRYGLPRGKIMSVLGSVASEKAISMIAIHAHGIPYIFPQAALAEADSAKPATMEKREDWRDVPLITIDPADAKDHDDAVYAEDDPSPDNPGGVIVTVAIADVSWYVRPGSALDREALKRGNSVYFPDRVVPMLPERISNDLCSLREGEDRPALAVRMTFSKDGRKGSHTFHRIMMKSAAKLAYQQAQAAIDGNPDDKAGPLLEPILKPLWHAYEVMKRGRDRRQPLDLDLPERKILLKEDGTVDRVFVPPRLDAHKLIEEMMIQANVAAAETLEKKRQVLIYRVHDQPSLAKQEVLREFLGTLGMSLTKGGHMRANSFNGILAQASGKAFETMVGEMVLRSQSQAIYSPENIGHFGLNLMKYAHFTSPIRRYADLIVHRALVGSLGFGQGGITPEEEGQLDDIAAEISTFERRAMAAERDTVDRLIAHHLAGRVGEEFKGRVRGVTKAGLFVALPEFGADGFVPISTLGMDYFIYDEAHQALTGERSGLGYRLGDEVEVKLVHAQPLAGSLQFEMLSEGRKMPTATRSFHKTTRRRAGGPGKRPGTRPPRGRR
- a CDS encoding DUF983 domain-containing protein yields the protein MTTDSGAQPMEFGGVDKAERPLGQSIMRGMLNRCPACGSGRLFKAYLKPVDNCAACGEDISHQRADDLPPYLVILVLGHVMVGGFMMTDLVFQVSMWVHLAIWVPLTIIIALLIIQPIKGGVIGLQWALKMHGFGGEPDEARDI
- a CDS encoding MFS transporter — encoded protein: MTEQTAGTGFPDKIRWPSLIAAVASITSVGIAIGLGLPLLSIILEKRGIPSTLIGLNTAMAGLASMAAAPITTKLAHDFGVARTMLVAVVIATISGFGFYYVENFWLWFPLRFFFHGAITTLFILSEFWINAASPPSKRGLVLGIYATLLALGFALGPLLYSLIGSEGILPFLVAGGAILLSAVPIFIARAESPRLDEKPEMHFFRYIFLVPTATAAVFVFGAVEAGGLSLFPIYATRAGFTEAQGALLLTIMGIGNVVFQIPIGLLSDKIRDKRSLLSLLALIGLIGATALPVLTHNWMVMAAVLLFWGGSVSGLYMVGLSHMGARLSGSDLAAANAAFIFCYAVGTVAGPQVIGAAMDIGGNSGFAWAIAGFFALYVILSLLRLLFRPKRT
- the rpmG gene encoding 50S ribosomal protein L33 translates to MAKATTIKIKLLSTADTGFFYVTKKNSRTFTDKMTKTKYDPIAKKHVEFKETKIK
- a CDS encoding PleD family two-component system response regulator, with product MTARILVVDDIPANVKLLEARLVAEYFEVLTAEDGMTALEICDRTHVDVILLDVMMPGINGFEVCERLKANPKTAHIPVVMVTALDQPEDRVRGLKAGADDFLTKPVNDLQLISRVKSLVRLKTLTDELRARAETAKHVGIADVLRAGDGQLEDKGSIMVVDGRGSSQERLVRTLQPIAEVHSMSDPQAALFEAAENSFDLIIVNSNFDDYDPLRLCSQLRSLERTRMIPLLIVTEQGDEQMIIRALELGVNDYIIRPVDPNELVARSLTQIRRKRYNDRLRANVTQSIELAVTDGLTGLSNRRYLDSHLKVLFNRALVRGRPMSLCITDIDRFKMVNDTYGHDAGDEVLKEFASRIRSAVRGADLACRYGGEEFVIVMPDTPRDVAALVAERLRQAVESKPFTIRSRDEEVSVTASVGISTTSASLSGPEELLKLADQALYTAKNSGRNRVVEAA
- a CDS encoding response regulator; protein product: MPKKVMIVEDNELNMKLFKDLIEASGYETIQTRNGMEALDLAREHRPDLILMDIQLPEVSGLEVTKWLKEDDELHVIPVIAVTAFAMKGDEERIRQGGCEAYISKPISVPRFLETIKTYLGDA
- a CDS encoding DUF3572 domain-containing protein, which translates into the protein MKNDSKVSADPQETAIAVLSWLAAQPDMLGRFLALSGMRADQLREAAAKPGFFAALIEFLMNHEPSLMAFCSETGTRPEAVVAAARAFGADSGAWGDFQP
- a CDS encoding GNAT family N-acetyltransferase, whose protein sequence is MPMTGRTRVAHPLTADRWPDFERLFGPQGACYGCWCTYFRIPSSQRKSYDADAKKDFMRARVEAGPPPGLLGYLDGEPVAWVQVCPRSELPQWNSPRTVSRPLEEGDAADPGIWAVSCFFMASRQRGHGLSHWMLEEAIAFARENGARHLEACPIERTKQSKSVGLYVGSKRIFDAAGFAEVALRKEGRPLMRLSFSPAGNALAASGNGNG